Proteins encoded in a region of the Mercenaria mercenaria strain notata chromosome 1, MADL_Memer_1, whole genome shotgun sequence genome:
- the LOC123526724 gene encoding solute carrier family 46 member 3-like isoform X1, which translates to MGGFELKNVNGELPGKSSEKQMDVTGGVSVGDRTWRHWLLGIVVFLYFTGLNMGLFIIGQYVYRRIQIETYPNKTFETGISYCINSPNVSLAARRRLAHVQEDAAGYNLIFNTISCVPSIAVNIIFGSYTDKFGRKFLMIIAMTGALLRVLICVLGVYSSMNLYLFGIVFGVEGICGQAFALLLASYAYVSDITHRKNRAIGIVLNEACVGLGISVSTLIGGYFLQAYGFKSPLLVSAGLLVVAILITVFLLPESYPKEKRRVSSERCNNLRQAVEFYYASWNDGLRLKYIISILVFFFTMVTVLGRSSIETLYQLNAPFCWTPQKLGLFSSLRTLLLQVVGMISIALFKLFLDDDSIAIIGSISFAASFITEGLAKNDVMIYIVTVVGSLGMLTVPMIRSIMSRMTSPDRQGALAASISVVETSCHLFSNVMLNAIYRATVAETRGATFFVMSSFNCTSFLLLLFLKFGSRKKEEELEEQMAKVRPISYIDKTNL; encoded by the exons aTGGGAGGTTTCGAACTCAAGAATGTTAATGGTGAATTGCCAGGAAAAAGCTCAGAGAAACAAATGGACGTTACTGGGGGAGTCAGTGTGGGGGATCGAACATGGCGCCACTGGCTTCTTGGAATTGTTGTATTTCTTTACTTCACTGGATTGAATATGGGACTTTTTATTATTGGACAATACGTCTATAGAAGGATTCAGATTGAAACATATCCTAATAAGACTTTTGAGACTGGCATATCATATTGTATTAATTCGCCAAATGTGAGTCTAGCTGCTCGTAGACGTTTGGCACATGTGCAGGAGGACGCAGCCGGTTATAATCTGATTTTCAACACAATATCATGTGTCCCTTCTATAGCTGTTAATATTATATTTGGATCCTACACAGACAAATTTGGTCGAAAATTCCTTATGATTATCGCTATGACTGGAGCTTTACTTCGCGTTTTAATATGTGTACTAGGAGTCTATTCTTCTATGAATCTATATCTTTTTGGTATTGTGTTCGGCGTCGAAGGCATCTGTGGTCAGGCCTTTGCATTGCTTCTTGCTAGCTATGCATATGTTTCTGACATAACACACAGGAAAAATCGTGCAATAGGCATAGTCCTAAATGAAGCTTGCGTCGGACTAGGGATTTCCGTTTCGACTCTAATCGGTGGTTATTTTCTACAAGCTTATGGCTTTAAAAGCCCATTACTGGTGTCGGCAGGTCTTCTTGTTGTTGCTATCTTGATAACTGTGTTTCTGTTACCAGAATCATATCCAAAGGAGAAACGCCGGGTATCTTCAGAGCGATGCAATAATCTGCGGCAAGCGGTGGAGTTTTACTACGCTTCCTGGAATGATGGACTTCGGCTGAAATATATAATCTctattcttgttttctttttcacaatgGTGACAGTGTTAGGTCGCTCAAGCATTGAAACTTTGTATCAGCTAAATGCGCCGTTTTGTTGGACGCCACAAAAGCTGGGACTCTTTAGCTCATTAAGGACTTTACTGCTTCAAGTCGTTGGCATGATTTCCATTGCCTTATTCAAGTTATTTCTTGATGATGATTCTATAGCTATCATTGGAAGTATTTCATTTGCTGCTAGTTTTATTACTGAGGGGCTTGCCAAAAACGACGTTATGATCTATATag TCACAGTGGTAGGTTCCCTGGGAATGTTAACAGTTCCAATGATCCGTAGTATTATGTCTCGGATGACCAGTCCGGACAGACAAG GAGCTCTGGCAGCTAGTATATCTGTTGTGGAAACATCGTGTCACTTATTTTCCAACGTTATGTTGAACGCCATTTACCGGGCTACAGTGGCAGAAACACGCGGTGCTACATTCTTTGTGATGTCCTCTTTCAACTGTACCAGCTTTCTTTTGCTTTT GTTCCTGAAGTTTGGATCACGAAAGAAAGAAGAAGAACTTGAAGAACAAATGGCAAAAGTCCGTCCAATATCTTACATAGACAAGACAAATTTATAG
- the LOC123526724 gene encoding proton-coupled folate transporter-like isoform X2, translated as MGGFELKNVNGELPGKSSEKQMDVTGGVSVGDRTWRHWLLGIVVFLYFTGLNMGLFIIGQYVYRRIQIETYPNKTFETGISYCINSPNVSLAARRRLAHVQEDAAGYNLIFNTISCVPSIAVNIIFGSYTDKFGRKFLMIIAMTGALLRVLICVLGVYSSMNLYLFGIVFGVEGICGQAFALLLASYAYVSDITHRKNRAIGIVLNEACVGLGISVSTLIGGYFLQAYGFKSPLLVSAGLLVVAILITVFLLPESYPKEKRRVSSERCNNLRQAVEFYYASWNDGLRLKYIISILVFFFTMVTVLGRSSIETLYQLNAPFCWTPQKLGLFSSLRTLLLQVVGMISIALFKLFLDDDSIAIIGSISFAASFITEGLAKNDVMIYIVTVVGSLGMLTVPMIRSIMSRMTSPDRQGALAASISVVETSCHLFSNVMLNAIYRATVAETRGS; from the exons aTGGGAGGTTTCGAACTCAAGAATGTTAATGGTGAATTGCCAGGAAAAAGCTCAGAGAAACAAATGGACGTTACTGGGGGAGTCAGTGTGGGGGATCGAACATGGCGCCACTGGCTTCTTGGAATTGTTGTATTTCTTTACTTCACTGGATTGAATATGGGACTTTTTATTATTGGACAATACGTCTATAGAAGGATTCAGATTGAAACATATCCTAATAAGACTTTTGAGACTGGCATATCATATTGTATTAATTCGCCAAATGTGAGTCTAGCTGCTCGTAGACGTTTGGCACATGTGCAGGAGGACGCAGCCGGTTATAATCTGATTTTCAACACAATATCATGTGTCCCTTCTATAGCTGTTAATATTATATTTGGATCCTACACAGACAAATTTGGTCGAAAATTCCTTATGATTATCGCTATGACTGGAGCTTTACTTCGCGTTTTAATATGTGTACTAGGAGTCTATTCTTCTATGAATCTATATCTTTTTGGTATTGTGTTCGGCGTCGAAGGCATCTGTGGTCAGGCCTTTGCATTGCTTCTTGCTAGCTATGCATATGTTTCTGACATAACACACAGGAAAAATCGTGCAATAGGCATAGTCCTAAATGAAGCTTGCGTCGGACTAGGGATTTCCGTTTCGACTCTAATCGGTGGTTATTTTCTACAAGCTTATGGCTTTAAAAGCCCATTACTGGTGTCGGCAGGTCTTCTTGTTGTTGCTATCTTGATAACTGTGTTTCTGTTACCAGAATCATATCCAAAGGAGAAACGCCGGGTATCTTCAGAGCGATGCAATAATCTGCGGCAAGCGGTGGAGTTTTACTACGCTTCCTGGAATGATGGACTTCGGCTGAAATATATAATCTctattcttgttttctttttcacaatgGTGACAGTGTTAGGTCGCTCAAGCATTGAAACTTTGTATCAGCTAAATGCGCCGTTTTGTTGGACGCCACAAAAGCTGGGACTCTTTAGCTCATTAAGGACTTTACTGCTTCAAGTCGTTGGCATGATTTCCATTGCCTTATTCAAGTTATTTCTTGATGATGATTCTATAGCTATCATTGGAAGTATTTCATTTGCTGCTAGTTTTATTACTGAGGGGCTTGCCAAAAACGACGTTATGATCTATATag TCACAGTGGTAGGTTCCCTGGGAATGTTAACAGTTCCAATGATCCGTAGTATTATGTCTCGGATGACCAGTCCGGACAGACAAG GAGCTCTGGCAGCTAGTATATCTGTTGTGGAAACATCGTGTCACTTATTTTCCAACGTTATGTTGAACGCCATTTACCGGGCTACAGTGGCAGAAACACGCG GTTCCTGA
- the LOC123545306 gene encoding solute carrier family 46 member 3-like produces MKGNKLDLGENSPLIEPNEDIPVPYESEKKPIEGDAGNNLMLPPNQVITRCHFLVWPVAFLFVTAYYFTFTAFGQYVYIKLQNENFPGIRVNKTTAYCEVNTSSINFKIQEDVQQKAATWGIYFYLSGGLTSIVANFIMGAYTDRFGRKFLFILPCIGTIVRTSLAMVGIYYDLPLPYYIAGYFIEGCTGQIFNIFQITYIYAADITENGKSRSVGIIIVELAIGIGIVAPTLAVGFILEETNSFLVPFYISLGILVLTLFLMFLLPETYPKAIRSQRRYTSKFENLKDAVDLYFSKKNSGRRWMYIVSILVFSFTVYNALGRTAMEGLFLLNYPLCWNPTKIGVFGSMRVAFQQIVGMACVKLFHLCMNDEMIIIIGCISYAASFVLEAYATNDLMMYLVAIVGTFGLLTIPMIRSILSQMTSPQKQGAVFASISAVETAVNCIGALSANSVYIATVKIQRGFTFILFAGFSVISMILMIIFMIGTRGSKNRIYNGKDP; encoded by the exons ATGAAAGGAAATAAATTGGACCTGGGTGAAAATTCACCTTTAATTGAGCCGAATGAGGATATTCCAGTGCCTTATGAAAGCGAAAAGAAACCGATAGAAGGTGACGCTGGAAACAATCTCATGCTTCCGCCTAACCAGGTTATTACCAGATGTCATTTCCTGGTATGGCCCGTGGCTTTCTTATTTGTGACAGCGTATTACTTTACCTTTACCGCATTTGGGCAATATGTATACATAAAACTGCAGAATGAGAATTTTCCTGGGATCCGTGTCAACAAAACAACGGCTTATTGTGAGGTAAACACGTCATCGATTAATTTCAAAATTCAGGAAGATGTCCAACAAAAAGCAGCAACTTGGGGTATATATTTTTACCTTTCCGGGGGACTTACGTCCATAGTTGCCAATTTCATTATGGGAGCCTACACGGATCGATTTGGGCGCAAGTTTCTATTTATACTCCCATGTATAGGTACGATAGTGCGAACATCTTTGGCAATGGTTGGAATATATTACGACCTCCCACTCCCATATTATATAGCTGGATATTTCATCGAAGGGTGTACCGgacaaatattcaatatatttcagATTACCTATATTTACGCCGCAGACATAACAGAAAATGGCAAATCACGATCCGTTGGAATTATTATTGTGGAGCTGGCCATTGGAATTGGCATAGTCGCCCCGACGTTAGCCGTTGGCTTTATTCTAGAAGAAACCAATTCATTTTTAGTGCCATTTTACATTTCTTTAGGCATATTAGTATTAACATTATTCTTAATGTTTCTTTTACCAGAGACATACCCAAAAGCCATCCGAAGTCAAAGACGATACACCTCAAAATTTGAAAACCTTAAAGATGCAGTTGATTTGTATTTTAGCAAGAAAAACTCTGGCCGTCGCTGGATGTATATAGTGTCTATACTAGTATTTTCGTTTACCGTATACAATGCACTTGGACGTACCGCTATGGAAGGCCTGTTTCTCCTGAATTACCCACTTTGTTGGAATCCGACCAAAATTGGAGTATTTGGATCGATGAGAGTGGCGTTTCAACAAATAGTCGGAATGGCGTGTGTGAAGCTGTTTCATTTATGTATGAATGAtgaaatgattataataatagGCTGCATTTCATACGCTGCATCATTTGTTTTAGAAGCCTACGCTACGAACGATTTAATGATGTATCTAG ttgcAATTGTTGGAACATTTGGTTTGTTAACTATTCCGATGATTCGTTCCATATTGTCCCAAATGACGTCACCACAAAAACAAG GTGCTGTTTTCGCAAGCATATCTGCAGTTGAAACTGCTGTGAACTGTATAGGAGCACTCTCTGCCAATTCGGTTTACATCGCCACGGTGAAGATCCAGAGAGGTTTTACATTTATCTTGTTTGCTGGATTCAGTGTGATCAGTATGATACTCATGAT TATCTTTATGATTGGTACAAGGGGATCGAAGAATAGGATCTACAATGGAAAGGACCCATGA
- the LOC123526716 gene encoding uncharacterized protein LOC123526716, translating into MGSAPSAASTTFQENGKETNAITLSKRTPEVSSPDSDTDIYIDSDSEEEDLVTVTVYYNAFKEETFERLKKSANILHDARSANEESRKKHHRIQELSFICKLYFDAEKRGFERPLYEKYQKELCEVLLQMDLLNMFIEILDEETKDTGDITEASDNRIMILVMGILHNCTDISDKFAIAVAETKVLEMTKTILDTNTKNDIQNERLKRVISSCHGVAHNVSMREENVERLRSLDFVTTVAPYLKSQEAMIRISALATLANIVTEKECLIIGNHILVVAQLLMLLNEGMATESRRCNGWSCKECALAIRQLARNDANKKLLNELKALQSLIELAKSEDKEEQIESLLAILALSFDDSIRSDMTQTSELGVVDLLLDLKESSDDQKIKSACEKTLWNVKDDLLLSPIPSYKKAGERMQKKNDPDTNTGHVMISYQRNDRKFLLTIRDKLKDSGFKVWMDVDKMGGCVYETMADAVENASIFLMCYSRKYKESENCQYEAKYAHKKKKTVIPLKMERDYDPDGWLGLLLKSDYFLEFSGKYDTEDKFKELLARIKTLWSHGQDIVDTPVIEKEQQPVLAKTIDEVDAPPKMWPNKFEERRIIPCSARINIIKGWNQQDVNKWLESNDLKNQGIDNITALEISLMVRMLTEVPEQLYECLRQDLKIKTLSTKAKIVWALDDLVHTEDDIQ; encoded by the exons ATGGGATCTGCACCATCTGCTGCTTCAACCACTTTTCAGGAGAATGGGAAAGAAACCAATGCAATCACTTTATCAAAACGTACGCCTGAGGTATCATCACCAGATTCGGACACTGACATTTACATCGACAGTGACAGCGAAGAGGAGGATCTTGTTACAGTTACGGTATATTACAATGCATTCAAGGAAGAAACCTTCGAACGCTTAAAAAAGTCGGCAAACATTCTGCACGATGCCAGATCTGCAAACGAAGAGTCACGTAAAAAACATCACAGGATTCAAGAGTTAAGTTTTATTTGTAAACTCTATTTCGATGCAGAGAAAAGGGGCTTTGAAAGGCCactttatgaaaaatatcaaaaagaactaTGTGAAGTTTTGTTGCAAATGGATTTATTGAACATGTTTATAGAAATACTTGACGAAGAAACAAAAGATACCGGGGATATTACCGAAGCAAGTGACAACCGAATCATGATACTGGTGATGGGAATTCTCCATAATTGCACAGACATATCAGATAAATTTGCAATTGCAGTTGCTGAGACGAAAGTGCTCGAGATGACCAAAACAATACTTGATACAAACACGAAAAATGACATCCAAAATGAGAGGCTAAAG CGTGTTATTTCAAGCTGCCATGGAGTCGCTCATAACGTCTCTATGAGAGAAGAGAATGTGGAACGTCTCAGAAGTCTTGATTTCGTGACTACGGTGGCCCCTTATCTTAAATCTCAAGAAGCAATGATTCGAATATCAGCACTTGCAACATTAGCAAATATCGTCACAGAAAAGGAATGTCTCATCATAGGCAATCATATTCTTGTTGTGGCTCAACTTTTGATGCTTTTGAACGAAGGCATGGCAACTGAAAGTCGTAGATGCAACGGCTGGTCATGCAAGGAGTGTGCATTAG CTATACGACAGCTTGCTAGAAACGATGCCAACAAAAAACTGCTGAATGAGTTGAAAGCACTCCAGTCATTAATTGAATTAGCAAAATCTGAGGATAAAGAGGAACAGATTG AAAGTCTACTCGCAATTTTAGCGTTGTCTTTTGACGATAGCATTCGTAGTGATATGACGCAAACATCAGAACTTGGCGTAGTTGATTTATTATTGGATCTCAAAGAATCTTCTGATGACCAAAAGATTAAAAGTGCCTGCGAAAAGACATTGTGGAATGTAAAGGATGATTTGTTATTGTCTCCAATCCCTTCTTACAAGAAAGCAG GTGAACGTATGCAAAAGAAGAATGATCCAGATACAAACACAGGACATGTAATGATATCATACCAGCGTAATGACAGGAAGTTTCTTCTTACTATCAGAGACAAGTTGAAGGACAGTGGCTTTAAG GTATGGATGGATGTGGACAAAATGGGTGGATGTGTGTACGAAACGATGGCAGATGCTGTAGAAAATGCAAGCATTTTTCTGATGTGCTATTCAAGGAAGTACAAGGAAAGTGAAAATTGCCAGTACG AAGCTAAATATGCacacaagaaaaagaaaacagttattcCCCTTAAAATGGAAAGAGATTATGATCCGGACGGCTGGTTGGGACTTCTCCTGAAATCGGACTATTTTCTTGAGTTTTCTGGAAAATATGATACTGAAGACAAGTTCAAAGAACTGCTTGCTCGAATCAAGACACTATGGTCCCATGGACAGGACATAGTTGATACACCTGTGATTGAAAAG GAGCAACAACCAGTATTAGCTAAGACGATAGACGAAGTAGACGCACCTCCAAAAATGTGGCCAAATAAATTTGAAGAAAGACGGATTATTCCTTGCTCAGCTAGAATCAACATTATAAAGGGATGGAACCAACAAGATGTTAATAAATGGCTTGAAAGCAATGATTTGAAAAA TCAAGGTATAGACAACATCACAGCGTTGGAAATTTCCTTGATGGTAAGGATGTTGACTGAAGTTCCAGAACAGCTCTATGAATGTTTAAGACAGGATCTGAAGATAAAGACATTATCAACAAAGGCGAAGATCGTATGGGCTCTAGATGACTTAGTACACACGGAAGATGATATTCAATAG